One stretch of Apis cerana isolate GH-2021 linkage group LG8, AcerK_1.0, whole genome shotgun sequence DNA includes these proteins:
- the LOC107996379 gene encoding THO complex subunit 2 isoform X1, which yields MAGKVWNSEIWKAWDKHGKNDFLKLIKHKFKEGNTAEWRRGLYELISNGIHGNIKRDNVVQTLGELTNIDGAIPSAIVDIFTLIDAEAHNEERNNFYYLVKESEKFLTDRILKERLEIDTLQDVGTLKNKNFQIKFIKVKTKLYYKQRKFNLFREESEGYSKLIVELNQERPESEVASILEIVKSLIGYFNLDPNRVLDILLETFENRPQDDALFIPLIRSYMSDQQVLCEVLGFKYCSTVNATPFSLQKVTALMLQHGVIKLDDILPWLVPDDKTIIKEHEQAMKQAKEYVRKLSVISTKDKEDIPEEKENSQDKYTSNQKFGLCEALLEIGAWEVAQNLFNRLPEHSLTDQRPIALALCRMIQSLIEPVYRKYCIISPKLQGRRIPQLKSFLAPKPIENLEELHDQLLPMLIVLGPNLHHDPVLMYKIMRLCHTAIKQCALDSNKLPIDKNNNLYYDVLTILDVALLPSLSFMDCNCCVAEELWNILKYYPYQNRYCLYARWKNDTPLQHAALLRKRADAQKKIKSIMKRVSKETIKPVGRSIGKLTHSSPGVLFDYVLIQIQLYDNLIGPVVDSLKYLTNISYDVLGYCLVEALAGADRDRFKHDGTSISLWLQSLASFCGAIFKKYNIELTGLLQYVANQLKAQKSLDLLILKEIVQKMAGIEAAEEMTSDQLDAMAGGDLLKNEAGYFSQVRNTKKSSQRLKEALAEHDLAVALCLLMAQQKHCVVYRETDKSHLKLVGKLYDQCQDTLVQFGTFLGSTMTVDEYVERLPSIHSMLQDNHIHSDVAFFLARPMFAHAINIKYDILRKADPNYKKMSTTMKQAKYAEAAQAVMAPVAQSVRPLHPLKVWEDISPQFLVTFWSLSMYDLYVPIESYQREINKLKQLAAQSADSKDVNVSKGKKEQERYTTLIEKLQDERRKQEEHVEKVFAYLRQEKDTWFLSRSAKSAKNETITQFLQLCLFPRCTFTTVDAMYCAKFVHTIHSLKTANFSTLLCYDRLFCDITYSVTSCTENEANRYGRFLCAMLETVMRWHSEKAIFDKECSNYPGFVTKFRVSNQFSEANDMVGFENYRHVCHKWHYKITKAIVVCLDSKDYVQIRNSLIILIKILPHFPVLAKLSQILERKVEKVREEERGQRQDLHVLATSYSGQLKAKTPNMIREADFHHVGDKTGKTQDTSNSDASEKIGDGISSKEITNGDTRIEKENKDQREKRSASNQLHHDSSEKIRKKEESKENSEGKDKHLKKDEIKEDDTIDKKDRKYYKEEHYYGSGVDNLDRDLSSVSNSSASSGPTQDGSDRDAKRRKVENVQKEGRRSEGSLDKKERSSKGKIRDEQKELRREKKFARKRDRTDESAVTTEQKRRKDDEKAKGTHQNGDIPEHREKHHYNKEKSPYTKERTHEREGRESRDKHRRSSDPKRR from the exons ATGGCTGGTAAAGTGTGGAATTCAGAAATATGGAAAGCATGGGATAAACATGGAAAAAACGATTT CCTCAAGTTAATCAAGCACAAATTTAAGGAAGGCAACACTGCAG aatggaGAAGAGGATTGTacgaattaatatcaaatggaATCCATGGGAACATAAAAAGGGACAATGTTGTTCAGACATTAGGTGAACTTACG AATATTGATGGAGCAATACCATCTGCAATAGTGGATATATTCACATTAATAGATGCAGAGGCACATAATgaagaaaggaataatttttattatcttgtaAAAGAATCAGAAAAg tttctcACAGATAGAATATTGAAGGAACGTTTAGAAATTGATACATTGCAAGATGTAGGAAcattaaaaaacaagaattttcaaattaaatttattaaagtgaaaacgaaattgta TTATAAACaacggaaatttaatttatttcgagaaGAAAGTGAAGGATATTCTAAACTTATAGTGGAGTTGAATCAAGAACGTCCAGAAAGTGAAGTAGCATCAATATTGGAAATTGTTAAGTCTCTTATTG GATATTTTAATCTTGACCCTAATAGGGtacttgatattttattagaaactttTGAGAATCGACCTCAAGATGATGCGctttttattcctttaattCGTTCATACATGAGTGATCAGCAGGTACTCTGCGAAGTTTTaggatttaaatattgttcaacTGTCAATGCTACTCCATTTTCATTGCAAAAAGTCACTGCACTTATGTTGCAACATGgtgttattaaattagatgACATATTGCCATGGTTAGTGCCAGATGATAAAACTATTATCAAAGAGCATGAACAAGCAATGAAACAGGCTAAAGAATATGTTCGCAAATTAAGTGTAATTTCTACAAAGGATAAAGAAGACATaccagaagaaaaagaaaattcacaa gataaatatacAAGTAATCAAAAATTCGGATTATGTGAAGCACTTCTAGAAATAGGAGCATGGGAAGTAGCACAAAACTTATTTAATCGATTACCAGAACACAGTCTCACTGATCAACGTCCTATTGCATTAGCACTGTGTAGAATGATTCAATCTCTTATTGAACCTGTTTATCGCAA atattgtataatatcacCAAAATTACAAGGTAGAAGAATTCCACAATTAAAGAGTTTTCTTGCTCCAAAACCTATTGAAAATCTTGAAGAACTTCATGATCAATTATTACCAATGCTTATAGTTTTGGGTCCTAATTTGCATCATGATCCtgttttaatgtataaaattatgagaTTATGTCACACAGCTATTAAACAATGTGCATTAGATTCGAATAAGCTaccaattgataaaaataataatttatattatgatgtaTTGACTATTCTTGATGTGGCATTATTGCCTTCTCTATCTTTTATGGATTGCAACTGTTGCGTTGCGGAAGAATTATggaacatattaaaatattatccataTCAAAATCGATATTGTTTATATGCCCGATGGAAAAATGATACACCTTTACAGCATGCTGCacttttaagaaaaagagCAGATgcacaaaagaaaattaaatctattatgaAAAGAGTAAGCAAGGAAACCATAAAACCCGTAGGAAGATCAATAGGCAAACTCACACATTCTTCACCTGGTGTATTGTTCGATTATGTTCTTATACAAATCCAGTTGTATGATAATCTTATAG GACCTGTTGtagattctttaaaatatttgactaATATTTCTTACGATGTACTTGGTTACTGTCTAGTGGAAGCTTTAGCTGGTGCTGATAGAGACAGATTTAAACATGATGGTACCAGCATATCTCTTTGGCTTCAGTCTCTCGCTTCATTTTGTGGAgccatatttaaaaaatataatatcgaactTACTGGTTTGCTACAGTATGTAGCTAATCAACTTAAAGCACAAAAAAG tttagatttattaattctgaaaGAAATAGTACAAAAAATGGCGGGTATAGAAGCTGCTGAAGAGATGACATCAGATCAATTAGATGCTATGGCAGGaggagatttattaaaaaatgag gcTGGTTATTTTAGTCAAGTACgcaatacaaaaaaatcatcGCAACGATTAAAAGAAGCTCTCGCTGAACATGATCTCGCCGTAGCATTATGCCTTTTAATGGCACAGCAAAAACATTGTGTTGTTTATAGAGAAACGGATAAATCTCATCTTAAACTTgttg gaaaattatatgatcAATGTCAAGATACATTAGTTCAATTCGGTACTTTTTTGGGATCTACTATGACGGTAGACGAATATGTGGAAAGATTACCTTCCATACATTCAATGCTTCAAGACAATCATATACATTCTGATGTAGCATTTTTTCTTGCAAGACCAATGTTTGCACATGCAATTAAT attaaatatgatattttacgtAAAGCTGAcccaaattataaaaaaatgtcgaCTACTATGAAACAAGCAAAATATGCAGAAGCTGCACAAGCAGTTATGGCACCTGTTGCTCAGTCAGTTAGACCTTTGCATCCACTTAAAGTATGGGAAGATATTTCGCCACAATTCCTTGTAACATTTTGGTCCTTATCTATGTATGATTTATATGTTCCTATCGAGAGTTATCAAAGggaaatcaataaattgaaaCAACTTGCAGCGCAAAGTGCTGATTCCAAAGATGtg aatgttagtaagggaaagaaagaacagGAAAGATACACaactttaattgaaaaactaCAAGATGAAAGGAGAAAGCAGGAAGAACATGTAGAAAAagtatttgcatatttaag ACAAGAAAAAGATACATGGTTTTTATCACGAAGCGCAAAATCagcaaaaaatgaaacaataacgcaatttttacaattgtgTCTATTTCCTCGATGTACATTTACAACCGTGGATGCCATGTATTGCGCCAAATTTGTCCACACTATACATTCTTTAAAGACTGCGAATTTTTCAACTCTTCTTTGCTATGACAGA CTTTTCTGTGATATAACATATTCAGTTACCTCATGTACCGAAAACGAAGCAAATCGATATGGAAGATTTTTATGCGCCATGCTCGAAACAGTAATGAGATGGCATTCTGAAAAAGCCATATTTGATaag gaATGTAGTAATTATCCGGGATTCGTAACAAAATTCCGTGTTAGTAATCAATTTTCTGAAGCAAATGATATGGTAGGGTTTGAAAATTATAGGCATGTGTGTCACAAAtggcattataaaattacaaag gCGATTGTGGTTTGTTTGGATTCTAAGGATTATGTACAAATAAGAAattctttgataatattaataaaaatattgccaCATTTTCCTGTTCTGGCTAAATTATCTCAAATTCTTGAACGAAAAGTAGAGAAAGTGAGAGAAGAAGAACGTGGACAACGTCAGGACTTACATGTACTGGCTACATCGTATAGTGGTCAATTAAAAGCTAAAACTCCAAATATGATTCGTGAAGCAGATTTTCATCATGTGGGAGATaag ACTGGAAAAACACAAGACACTTCAAATAGTGATGCTTCGGAAAAAATTGGGGATGGAATATCGagtaaagaaattacaaatggCGATACCaggatagaaaaagaaaataaagatcaaCGAGAAAAACGGAGTGCATCGAATCAGTTGCATCA tGACAGTTccgaaaaaattagaaaaaaagaagaaagtaagGAAAATTCAGAAGGAAAAgataaacatttgaaaaaagatgaaattaaagaagacgatacgatagataaaaaagatcgaaaatattacaaa gaaGAACATTATTATGGCAGTGGTGTAGATAATTTAGATCGTGATCTTTCTAGTGTATCAAATAGTAGTGCTAGTTCTGGACCAACACAAGATGGATCAGATAGAG ATgccaaaagaagaaaagttgaaaatgtacaaaag gAAGGAAGACGTTCTGAAGGAAGTCTTGATAAGAAGGAGCGTTCCAGTAAAGGCAAAATAAGAGATGAACAAAAAGAATTgcgtagagaaaaaaaattcgcacgAAAAAGg GATAGAACAGATGAATCAGCAGTTACAACagaacaaaaaagaagaaaagatgaCGAAAAAG CAAAAGGAACACATCAAAATGGTGATATTCCCGAACATAGAGAAAAACACCATTACAACAAG gaAAAGTCACCCTACACAAAGGAACGTACTCATGAACGAGAGGGGCGCGAAAGCCGGGACAAACA TAGAAGAAGTTCGGATCCCAAACGAAGATGA
- the LOC107996379 gene encoding THO complex subunit 2 isoform X2 produces the protein MAGKVWNSEIWKAWDKHGKNDFLKLIKHKFKEGNTAEWRRGLYELISNGIHGNIKRDNVVQTLGELTNIDGAIPSAIVDIFTLIDAEAHNEERNNFYYLVKESEKFLTDRILKERLEIDTLQDVGTLKNKNFQIKFIKVKTKLYYKQRKFNLFREESEGYSKLIVELNQERPESEVASILEIVKSLIGYFNLDPNRVLDILLETFENRPQDDALFIPLIRSYMSDQQVLCEVLGFKYCSTVNATPFSLQKVTALMLQHGVIKLDDILPWLVPDDKTIIKEHEQAMKQAKEYVRKLSVISTKDKEDIPEEKENSQDKYTSNQKFGLCEALLEIGAWEVAQNLFNRLPEHSLTDQRPIALALCRMIQSLIEPVYRKYCIISPKLQGRRIPQLKSFLAPKPIENLEELHDQLLPMLIVLGPNLHHDPVLMYKIMRLCHTAIKQCALDSNKLPIDKNNNLYYDVLTILDVALLPSLSFMDCNCCVAEELWNILKYYPYQNRYCLYARWKNDTPLQHAALLRKRADAQKKIKSIMKRVSKETIKPVGRSIGKLTHSSPGVLFDYVLIQIQLYDNLIGPVVDSLKYLTNISYDVLGYCLVEALAGADRDRFKHDGTSISLWLQSLASFCGAIFKKYNIELTGLLQYVANQLKAQKSLDLLILKEIVQKMAGIEAAEEMTSDQLDAMAGGDLLKNEAGYFSQVRNTKKSSQRLKEALAEHDLAVALCLLMAQQKHCVVYRETDKSHLKLVGKLYDQCQDTLVQFGTFLGSTMTVDEYVERLPSIHSMLQDNHIHSDVAFFLARPMFAHAINIKYDILRKADPNYKKMSTTMKQAKYAEAAQAVMAPVAQSVRPLHPLKVWEDISPQFLVTFWSLSMYDLYVPIESYQREINKLKQLAAQSADSKDVNVSKGKKEQERYTTLIEKLQDERRKQEEHVEKVFAYLRQEKDTWFLSRSAKSAKNETITQFLQLCLFPRCTFTTVDAMYCAKFVHTIHSLKTANFSTLLCYDRLFCDITYSVTSCTENEANRYGRFLCAMLETVMRWHSEKAIFDKECSNYPGFVTKFRVSNQFSEANDMVGFENYRHVCHKWHYKITKAIVVCLDSKDYVQIRNSLIILIKILPHFPVLAKLSQILERKVEKVREEERGQRQDLHVLATSYSGQLKAKTPNMIREADFHHVGDKTGKTQDTSNSDASEKIGDGISSKEITNGDTRIEKENKDQREKRSASNQLHHDSSEKIRKKEESKENSEGKDKHLKKDEIKEDDTIDKKDRKYYKEEHYYGSGVDNLDRDLSSVSNSSASSGPTQDGSDRDAKRRKVENVQKEGRRSEGSLDKKERSSKGKIRDEQKELRREKKFARKRDRTDESAVTTEQKRRKDDEKAKGTHQNGDIPEHREKHHYNKLIKTSASSTLKRRNGRQ, from the exons ATGGCTGGTAAAGTGTGGAATTCAGAAATATGGAAAGCATGGGATAAACATGGAAAAAACGATTT CCTCAAGTTAATCAAGCACAAATTTAAGGAAGGCAACACTGCAG aatggaGAAGAGGATTGTacgaattaatatcaaatggaATCCATGGGAACATAAAAAGGGACAATGTTGTTCAGACATTAGGTGAACTTACG AATATTGATGGAGCAATACCATCTGCAATAGTGGATATATTCACATTAATAGATGCAGAGGCACATAATgaagaaaggaataatttttattatcttgtaAAAGAATCAGAAAAg tttctcACAGATAGAATATTGAAGGAACGTTTAGAAATTGATACATTGCAAGATGTAGGAAcattaaaaaacaagaattttcaaattaaatttattaaagtgaaaacgaaattgta TTATAAACaacggaaatttaatttatttcgagaaGAAAGTGAAGGATATTCTAAACTTATAGTGGAGTTGAATCAAGAACGTCCAGAAAGTGAAGTAGCATCAATATTGGAAATTGTTAAGTCTCTTATTG GATATTTTAATCTTGACCCTAATAGGGtacttgatattttattagaaactttTGAGAATCGACCTCAAGATGATGCGctttttattcctttaattCGTTCATACATGAGTGATCAGCAGGTACTCTGCGAAGTTTTaggatttaaatattgttcaacTGTCAATGCTACTCCATTTTCATTGCAAAAAGTCACTGCACTTATGTTGCAACATGgtgttattaaattagatgACATATTGCCATGGTTAGTGCCAGATGATAAAACTATTATCAAAGAGCATGAACAAGCAATGAAACAGGCTAAAGAATATGTTCGCAAATTAAGTGTAATTTCTACAAAGGATAAAGAAGACATaccagaagaaaaagaaaattcacaa gataaatatacAAGTAATCAAAAATTCGGATTATGTGAAGCACTTCTAGAAATAGGAGCATGGGAAGTAGCACAAAACTTATTTAATCGATTACCAGAACACAGTCTCACTGATCAACGTCCTATTGCATTAGCACTGTGTAGAATGATTCAATCTCTTATTGAACCTGTTTATCGCAA atattgtataatatcacCAAAATTACAAGGTAGAAGAATTCCACAATTAAAGAGTTTTCTTGCTCCAAAACCTATTGAAAATCTTGAAGAACTTCATGATCAATTATTACCAATGCTTATAGTTTTGGGTCCTAATTTGCATCATGATCCtgttttaatgtataaaattatgagaTTATGTCACACAGCTATTAAACAATGTGCATTAGATTCGAATAAGCTaccaattgataaaaataataatttatattatgatgtaTTGACTATTCTTGATGTGGCATTATTGCCTTCTCTATCTTTTATGGATTGCAACTGTTGCGTTGCGGAAGAATTATggaacatattaaaatattatccataTCAAAATCGATATTGTTTATATGCCCGATGGAAAAATGATACACCTTTACAGCATGCTGCacttttaagaaaaagagCAGATgcacaaaagaaaattaaatctattatgaAAAGAGTAAGCAAGGAAACCATAAAACCCGTAGGAAGATCAATAGGCAAACTCACACATTCTTCACCTGGTGTATTGTTCGATTATGTTCTTATACAAATCCAGTTGTATGATAATCTTATAG GACCTGTTGtagattctttaaaatatttgactaATATTTCTTACGATGTACTTGGTTACTGTCTAGTGGAAGCTTTAGCTGGTGCTGATAGAGACAGATTTAAACATGATGGTACCAGCATATCTCTTTGGCTTCAGTCTCTCGCTTCATTTTGTGGAgccatatttaaaaaatataatatcgaactTACTGGTTTGCTACAGTATGTAGCTAATCAACTTAAAGCACAAAAAAG tttagatttattaattctgaaaGAAATAGTACAAAAAATGGCGGGTATAGAAGCTGCTGAAGAGATGACATCAGATCAATTAGATGCTATGGCAGGaggagatttattaaaaaatgag gcTGGTTATTTTAGTCAAGTACgcaatacaaaaaaatcatcGCAACGATTAAAAGAAGCTCTCGCTGAACATGATCTCGCCGTAGCATTATGCCTTTTAATGGCACAGCAAAAACATTGTGTTGTTTATAGAGAAACGGATAAATCTCATCTTAAACTTgttg gaaaattatatgatcAATGTCAAGATACATTAGTTCAATTCGGTACTTTTTTGGGATCTACTATGACGGTAGACGAATATGTGGAAAGATTACCTTCCATACATTCAATGCTTCAAGACAATCATATACATTCTGATGTAGCATTTTTTCTTGCAAGACCAATGTTTGCACATGCAATTAAT attaaatatgatattttacgtAAAGCTGAcccaaattataaaaaaatgtcgaCTACTATGAAACAAGCAAAATATGCAGAAGCTGCACAAGCAGTTATGGCACCTGTTGCTCAGTCAGTTAGACCTTTGCATCCACTTAAAGTATGGGAAGATATTTCGCCACAATTCCTTGTAACATTTTGGTCCTTATCTATGTATGATTTATATGTTCCTATCGAGAGTTATCAAAGggaaatcaataaattgaaaCAACTTGCAGCGCAAAGTGCTGATTCCAAAGATGtg aatgttagtaagggaaagaaagaacagGAAAGATACACaactttaattgaaaaactaCAAGATGAAAGGAGAAAGCAGGAAGAACATGTAGAAAAagtatttgcatatttaag ACAAGAAAAAGATACATGGTTTTTATCACGAAGCGCAAAATCagcaaaaaatgaaacaataacgcaatttttacaattgtgTCTATTTCCTCGATGTACATTTACAACCGTGGATGCCATGTATTGCGCCAAATTTGTCCACACTATACATTCTTTAAAGACTGCGAATTTTTCAACTCTTCTTTGCTATGACAGA CTTTTCTGTGATATAACATATTCAGTTACCTCATGTACCGAAAACGAAGCAAATCGATATGGAAGATTTTTATGCGCCATGCTCGAAACAGTAATGAGATGGCATTCTGAAAAAGCCATATTTGATaag gaATGTAGTAATTATCCGGGATTCGTAACAAAATTCCGTGTTAGTAATCAATTTTCTGAAGCAAATGATATGGTAGGGTTTGAAAATTATAGGCATGTGTGTCACAAAtggcattataaaattacaaag gCGATTGTGGTTTGTTTGGATTCTAAGGATTATGTACAAATAAGAAattctttgataatattaataaaaatattgccaCATTTTCCTGTTCTGGCTAAATTATCTCAAATTCTTGAACGAAAAGTAGAGAAAGTGAGAGAAGAAGAACGTGGACAACGTCAGGACTTACATGTACTGGCTACATCGTATAGTGGTCAATTAAAAGCTAAAACTCCAAATATGATTCGTGAAGCAGATTTTCATCATGTGGGAGATaag ACTGGAAAAACACAAGACACTTCAAATAGTGATGCTTCGGAAAAAATTGGGGATGGAATATCGagtaaagaaattacaaatggCGATACCaggatagaaaaagaaaataaagatcaaCGAGAAAAACGGAGTGCATCGAATCAGTTGCATCA tGACAGTTccgaaaaaattagaaaaaaagaagaaagtaagGAAAATTCAGAAGGAAAAgataaacatttgaaaaaagatgaaattaaagaagacgatacgatagataaaaaagatcgaaaatattacaaa gaaGAACATTATTATGGCAGTGGTGTAGATAATTTAGATCGTGATCTTTCTAGTGTATCAAATAGTAGTGCTAGTTCTGGACCAACACAAGATGGATCAGATAGAG ATgccaaaagaagaaaagttgaaaatgtacaaaag gAAGGAAGACGTTCTGAAGGAAGTCTTGATAAGAAGGAGCGTTCCAGTAAAGGCAAAATAAGAGATGAACAAAAAGAATTgcgtagagaaaaaaaattcgcacgAAAAAGg GATAGAACAGATGAATCAGCAGTTACAACagaacaaaaaagaagaaaagatgaCGAAAAAG CAAAAGGAACACATCAAAATGGTGATATTCCCGAACATAGAGAAAAACACCATTACAACAAG TTGATAAAGACGTCCGCTTCGAGTACATTGAAAAGACGAAATGGGAGACAATAG
- the LOC107992958 gene encoding large ribosomal subunit protein eL31 isoform X1, with amino-acid sequence MTNYERKKKQICFNYKDILFSKFYQYLSQADEFRNAKIYSSFTFKRINEKHKMAKSKEKKGKSAMSEVVTREYTVNLHKRLHGVGFKKRAPRAIKEIRKFAEKQMGTPDVRIDTRLNKQLWSKGIRNVPFRVRVRLSRRRNDDEDSANKLYTLVTYIPVASFKGLQTENVDASQD; translated from the exons atgacaaattatgagagaaaaaagaaacaaatttgttttaattataaggatattttattcagtaaattttatcaatatttatcacaAGCTGATGAGTTTAGGAACGCTAAGATCTATAGTTCTTTTACATTCAAGCGTATAAACGAAAAG caTAAAATGGCTAAAtctaaggaaaaaaaaggtaaaagtGCTATGAGCGAGGTTGTGACTCGTGAATATACAGTGAATCTCCACAAACGTCTCCATGGTGTTGGATTTAAAAAGCGTGCTCCACGAGCTATTAAGGAAATTCGCAAATTCGCTGAAAAACAAATGGGAACTCCAGATGTGAGAATTGATACACGACTTAATAAACAACTTTGGTCTAAAGGAATtag gaaTGTACCATTTAGAGTTCGTGTACGATTAAGCAGAAGAAGAAATGATGATGAAGATTCTGCAAACAAATTGTATACTCTTGTTACTTATATACCAGTTGCTTCCTTTAAGGGTTTGCAAACAGAAAATGTTGATGCCAGTCaagattga
- the LOC107992958 gene encoding large ribosomal subunit protein eL31 isoform X2, with the protein MAKSKEKKGKSAMSEVVTREYTVNLHKRLHGVGFKKRAPRAIKEIRKFAEKQMGTPDVRIDTRLNKQLWSKGIRNVPFRVRVRLSRRRNDDEDSANKLYTLVTYIPVASFKGLQTENVDASQD; encoded by the exons ATGGCTAAAtctaaggaaaaaaaaggtaaaagtGCTATGAGCGAGGTTGTGACTCGTGAATATACAGTGAATCTCCACAAACGTCTCCATGGTGTTGGATTTAAAAAGCGTGCTCCACGAGCTATTAAGGAAATTCGCAAATTCGCTGAAAAACAAATGGGAACTCCAGATGTGAGAATTGATACACGACTTAATAAACAACTTTGGTCTAAAGGAATtag gaaTGTACCATTTAGAGTTCGTGTACGATTAAGCAGAAGAAGAAATGATGATGAAGATTCTGCAAACAAATTGTATACTCTTGTTACTTATATACCAGTTGCTTCCTTTAAGGGTTTGCAAACAGAAAATGTTGATGCCAGTCaagattga
- the LOC107992957 gene encoding protein phosphatase 1 regulatory subunit 14C has protein sequence MMEGGGVLTAERSPARANLHVAFTEKGEVKERREKFLTAKYGSHQMSLIRKRLAVEMWLFDELEKLYESVNESGKNREVEIDIDELLDMDSDEHRRRFLQELLVDTKKPPHDINKFINDLLEKAKTL, from the exons ATGATGGAAGGAGGTGGAGTACTTACAGCAGAACGCAGTCCAGCACGTGCAAATTTGCATGTAGCTTTTACTGAAAAAGGAGAAGTAAAGGAACGcagggaaaaatttttaacagctAAGTATGGATCTCATCAGATGTCTCTTATTCGTAAAAGACTTGCAGTTGAAATGTGGTTGTTTGATgagttagaaaaattatatgaatcagTT aATGAAAGTGGTAAAAATCGAGAAGTTGAAATTGATATAGATGAACTTCTTGATATGGATAGTGATGAACATAGACGAAGATTTTTGCaa GAATTACTAGTTGATACAAAGAAACCACCACATGATATAAAT AAATTCATTAATGATTTACTTGAAAAAGCTAAAACACTTTGA